The DNA sequence TTCAGCGCAGTGCCGGTAGCGCGGGCTAGCTCGCCCGGGGTGCGGGGATCCGCGCGGGACGCGCCCGGCTGAACCGGCGCATCATCGGCGTCTCGACGAACCGGTACAGCAGCCACCCGACGAACAGGGTCACCACGAACAGGCCGATCAGCACCAGGATCGCGAGCGGGGTGCTCAACACGGCGTTGCCCATCAGAGACCGCAGGTAGAAGATCGTCACGCCCTGGGACAGGTAGAACCCGAAGGACACGTTGCCGAGCCAGACGGCGACCCGGCCGCGCAGCCGGGTGCGCGTGCCGCGCAGGTCCGCGTTGGCGAAGGACGCCACCATCACCGCGATCGGGATCAGCGTCGCGAAGTTCAGCGAGAACTGGAACGGCACGAACATCGAAGCGACGTACCCGACCACCATGAACACGACCGACGCGGCCGGCTTGATCCCGATCCACTTGCCGGCCAGCACGATCCGGGCCAGCACGGCGCCGAGCACGAACTCGAACAGCCTGCCGACCGGCAGGAAGTAGCCGAACCAGTACTGCAGCGGCGAAATCGGGATGTTCGGGTTGGCGCCGTCGCTCGGCACGACGAACG is a window from the Amycolatopsis sp. cg9 genome containing:
- a CDS encoding acyltransferase family protein; the encoded protein is MTGLRFYAAFVVFLFHTGIMMNPALPTGPINPFADVDVAKWYGAIFGTGGFVGVSFFFVLSGFVLSWSVKPGERARAFIRRRIVKVFPNHLAMWVAAMVLFAAAYTSWKAWLPNLFLVHPWFPDFSIAMSVDTPSWSLGGELLFYVLFPLIIRPILRMDVRRLWLWAGIMVAGLFAYQLVATFVVPSDGANPNIPISPLQYWFGYFLPVGRLFEFVLGAVLARIVLAGKWIGIKPAASVVFMVVGYVASMFVPFQFSLNFATLIPIAVMVASFANADLRGTRTRLRGRVAVWLGNVSFGFYLSQGVTIFYLRSLMGNAVLSTPLAILVLIGLFVVTLFVGWLLYRFVETPMMRRFSRARPARIPAPRAS